Within the Kribbella aluminosa genome, the region CTCGGGGTCACCGAGGCCGGGCCGGCGTTCCAGGGCACGATCAAGTCGTCGGTCGCGTTCGGGGCGCTGCTGTCGAAGGGCATCGGTGACACGATCCGGGTGTCGCTGTCCGCGCCGCCGGTCGAGGAGGTCAAGGTCGGCCTGCAGATCCTGCAGTCGCTGAACCTGCGGGAGCGCAAGCTCGAGATCGTCTCCTGCCCGTCCTGCGGCCGTGCGCAGGTGGACGTGTACACGCTGGCCGAGCAGGTGACCGCGGGGCTGGAGGGCATGGAGGTTCCGCTCCGGGTCGCCGTGATGGGCTGCGTCGTGAACGGTCCGGGCGAGGCCCGGGAGGCCGACCTCGGCGTCGCGTCCGGGAACGGCAAGGGCCAGATCTTCGTGAAGGGCGAGGTCATCAAGACCGTCCCCGAGTCGGCGATCGTCGAGACCTTGATCGAAGAAGCCATGCGCATCGCCGAACAGATGGGTGAGACCGGCGAGCCCACCGTCAGCGTCGGATGACGCAGTACCTGGTTGTCAGTGCGATTGCCGGTGAGGCGCGGTACGTGCCGGAGGGGATTCCGGTGCTGCTCACCGGGGTCGGTAAGACTCCGGCGGCGGTCGCTGTCAGTCGGGCGTTGGCGGAGCGTGACACGACCGATCTGGTGGTGCTGAACGTCGGGACCACCGGGGCGCTGCGTGATGGTCTGTCCGGGTTGTTCCTGCCGAGCATGGTCATCAACCACGACGTGAACGCGGACGCCGTACGCGCGATCGGGCTGGATCCGCAGGACGAGCTCCGGATCGAGGGCGGCGACGGCACGGTCCTCGCGTCCGGCGACGTGTTCGTGGCCGATCCGGTCGTGCGCGGCCGGCTGGCGGAGCGGGCGCACCTGGTGGACATGGAGGCGTACGGCGTGGTGTACGCGTGCCGGGCGTACGGCGTACCTGTCCGCGTCGTGAAGCACGTGTCGGACTCGGCGGACGCGGCGGCGCTGGACTGG harbors:
- a CDS encoding nucleosidase, with the translated sequence MTQYLVVSAIAGEARYVPEGIPVLLTGVGKTPAAVAVSRALAERDTTDLVVLNVGTTGALRDGLSGLFLPSMVINHDVNADAVRAIGLDPQDELRIEGGDGTVLASGDVFVADPVVRGRLAERAHLVDMEAYGVVYACRAYGVPVRVVKHVSDSADAAALDWPALVDDSAKVLGEWVRENAV